Genomic DNA from Epinephelus fuscoguttatus linkage group LG14, E.fuscoguttatus.final_Chr_v1:
CAGGACGCATGTTAAtatcaggtgtaaacaggaCCATGGAATTCCTGTGACGCTGAGGTGTGCTTGGAGATGGGTTAAGCTTTTAGAATGTGGATCCAACAGCCAGCCCCTTTCACATGCACAGCCTTAATAAGCTGATAATGAGGTCCCCTTCAACAGCCTTATCTGCAAGCTGGACTGGATGTTTATTGGCTCCTGatagaagtgtgtgtttttgcatggGGTGTGGGGAAGCACTAGGGTTCTCAGGCAGTGGGGGTGGATACACCAGCAATATACATTTCACATGTGTCTGTAAATTTCATCATgccataaaaaacatttaaccaCAGTATGAATTCAATCAAGTTGCAGTCCAAACCACGACAGTAAGCATTCTAACCAAATACACCAGGAATCAGCAGCCTCTAATAAATGCAACCTCAGCCTTCCAGCAGTGGTAAAAATCATGTTTCCTTATTCAACCACAACCTTCCTACTGTTCCCCACACGTTCTGGTGGGCGGAGGTTATTCATTTAAGAATCAAATTATATAAATGCTGTCAATGAGTAAGTTCTGATGTGTTGTACAACGAATGTACAGTGCTATCACTTGGAATGAAAGTATGGAAATCAGTCTCATATTTCTGTATAGTAGTAGTATAGAGCTGAAAGGCTGGACGTGTTTAGTTTAACATAAGGAGTgaaagcagggggaaactgcttGGCCCTGTTCAGCCAACACCTCTGAAGCTCCATGACTCATAGTTTGTATCTTAAATGGAAAAATGATCATTCATAGTTTTATGGGGAGTTATGTTTTTGAACTATTTCTTAACTAAAACACTCTAGTCTACCAAGCTAGGCTCGCCCCCTTGACTCACACTTCATTCTTAAAAGTCCAGtttgcaggatttagggggatatactggcagaactGGTATATCATATTAacaactatgttttctttagtgtgtaaacaTCTGAAACTAattgtgttttgttaccttagaatgagccatttatatctacatatggagtaGGTCCCCTCACACATtttccgccatgttgttctaccaGCCCAGGGATCGGCTACCTTAACTATcagaagagccatttttgaccaaaacaatttaaaaaaatctgtctggagctgaaaaacatgtttgagcttTATATGAAAATTACACGGTCtgttaagtctaaattagccaatcagcattatTAATAGGTCTAATTGTTTTACCACCAGGTGgcgactctgcagtgggctCTTATGATTAtatggtactttaactttactagtccatacccattgagtacagcataccatagagttaaatttctccagtcaccttgaggcgtcctgttctacatatctaccaagtttagtaaaaatccatatggcggttaggtctagataagaaatgagctctctagcgcccccattttgtttgatggggtcaataatggaggggtcccctcagattatgtgtgctcatatgcctacaaagttgtgtggtgatcggtgaaacccttgagatgttatacacctttatgtgatgagccacgccctccacaatattcattgccttatagaagctcagttttagtaagttttccaacttttgccaagagggaactttagatattggtccctaggttatgttcactgagtttcatgcagattgctcaaacttcctaggaagagatccatttgaagtgtttttcaaaaaattcaaaatggtttCATGTCGACTACGACATACGggacatgagatatgcccattcaaagtttgcaatttcaatctgttgctatagcgcccccctttggccaattgatgtaatattgcttcattcgcatcctcccatgaccctctaccactgtgccaaatttcacatggattgacatAAATGTATGTCACACGTTTTAGTAgatgaaaatgttaaaacatttacttatcttatcttatctttacatatcttttttttcctaaacctaaccatgtgcttttgttgcacaaggaaataaacatgaATGCGAGGTGTTTTACTGATGTTatacgtttattttgaaaaaaactgcagaaactgtaaatttcctgcgaaagcaagtgtattttgaaaagacacaatgcatgcaacgagtgtaaaaaacaaccaacacaggaggatacctagcacgtCATATGGAGGTGtgattctacagtagcccagaatgtgcaaactaaacactggttCTACATGGGGCCATTCACGTCTTCTTGTTTTTGGTTTTCAAATCGGCCACAGTATTTTTTCTACACACATGGGAAAAGTGTCAAATGGTTGCTGATCCTGGTCTGCTGAAGTTGAAGTTATAAGTTGGGTTCCACAGCTTAAAGTTCAGCAGTTTGTGAAATGTATGCATGCATACACTGTAGGGGGAGAAGGGGAGACAATTAATTACTGACAAACTTCTTGTAATCTTGGGTTTTACAGTTATCAGTATAAAAGTGTTAACTGAATTCTGGCCTAGTcttatttgtcatattaatctAGTTTCTTGTATGAATATATTTGtagcatttgtttgtgtgtgtttatgtgtgtgttttgcagtgaTCAAATCTCCTTGCATCTTAGTCGCCGTCTTTGATGATTTGACTTATGAAAGTATTAGAAATAAATCAATGCAAATTGGCCCGAAAGTTGCATATTTTCATCTGctaatgtttttgtctctcccagaCGGCCTGTTGGATTTGCAGCTATGGGCAGCAAGACCCTGCCAGCACCAGTCCCCCTCCACCCATCCCTCCAGCTGGCTAACTACTCCCTCCTCCAAAGCTCCACAGGCCTCCAGCTGCCATCAGATCATTTTCACAGCATCTACAGCTTCAGTGCCCTACACGCCATCCACCTCCACCAGTGGACCCTTGGCTACCCACCTTTGGCCCTGCCCCGCTGTACCATCTCCAAACTGCCTGCCCAGTTCTCTTCCATGGCCTCTATCCCCATGTTCCCTCACCTCCTGCAGCCCAAACAGGACACAGCTGggctgctgcagagctccaaGAACAAACCCCGCTTTGACTTTGCCaaccttgctgcagcagccaccCAGGAGGATCATCTGAAGGCAGAAGACCTGAGTATGAcgggtgctgctgctgccgcagCCGCAGCACAGGCTTCATCTCACCATCCAACTGCAGCCAGCCTGGGATGCCTTCTGGATGTGACCAAACTCTCCTCACCGGAGCGCAAGTCCAGCCGAGGCCGACTGCCCTCCAAGACCAAGAAAGAGTTTGTCTGCAAGTTCTGTGGCCGTCATTTTACCAAATCCTACAACCTTTTGATCCATGAGAGGACGCACACAGATGAGAGGCCGTATACCTGTGATATCTGCCACAAGGCCTTCAGAAGACAGGACCACCTCCGGGACCACAGGTGAGAACCAGGCAAGGTGTGGTAGTAGATGAGGTCTGAACTTTACTCTCAACCTCCTTTTTTCAGTTCTCATACAAATATGTCTGGGCCATTATcaccagtgtttcccctacctttatattaggggggcacccccccttgaaggtcaagttaatttaatttaatttaattttattttctgtatagcaccagatcacaacagaagtcatttaagggttacctttcctatagaacaggtctataccttgtccttttattaaacaaaaagctaaatagactcatgttatttatcttatttacaccaTGGCATGTAATTTCTGTCTTTACATGGTCGCGCCTTTACAATCCTCCTTTGCTCTCTGTTATTGCGCACTGCGGAGTTTTGCCCCAATGCGCGCAcagacacatgcgcacacacacaggcacaggtgagcacactacaGCGCAGCACGGGAcgcattttcctgactgaaCCCAACCCGAGTCCAAGACAGTTATAACCAAGCCCGGCCCGAACCCGCAGCACGGCACTCAATGGAacagagcctgtgttgcgttcaggcgttgtcatgtTAATAACAAAATCCAGCACTTGAGTAGGCCAtagcacagcacagcagcatGTTAAGTGAGCCAAACCAGAGCaaaaatttttattttacaccacaaaatactgtccgtccaaattagtctgcaccgaGTTTGAAAGAGTGATTGAATAAGTATGAGATATATAAAAGAGTTGTAACCACCCTTAGACCTTCACTGGCCTTCATGCTGCTTTATATGGTTTACTAACCCTGTCCACTGACGCATTTGTGACATTGAACATGAcacaagttaaaaaataaaaataaaaagtcatactTATCTACAACAGAGCTGTGTACATGTTTTGGTACACTTTTGGTGTATAAAAAGGGTATAACAATTGAACAGAAATCTAATGTGTTTGGTCTCTATACTGCTCAGCACTGGctcaaataaacatgtttacagccttgtacaaaaaaacaattttggtctctttagctaATTTTCTCTTTATGACAACCATacagggtgaatttttatataactcatccatttacgttttattaaggcttaaaattaaGGGCGGGCAGTGTTTGCCGACAGTGTCTTCAGCCTCCCAGTTAGATTCACCCTCACTTCTCCTTTATGCCCATATATGGTTACTTCTGGCTCAAAAACCCCACCCCCAAAATGGCGACATCCAacctcaaggcttcaaaacaggaacacCAATGGGTAACGTCCTGGAAGCTACATGCattgtttttacagtctgtgtttcAAACATATGACACTGTCTACACAGTGTGAGCATCACGTTAGCTTATCAGCAGTGGTTTCAGTCCTCGGGTTGTCTACACAGGGTGCATTCAGGCACGGTATAGAGTGAAGGACATTCACATTATGGCTGTGCTCAGAACCAAACACATAATCACTGTCAATACACACATGAAAcgtaagaaaacaaaaatatgctTCACATTCATGCGCGTACAGTGCAAGAAAGTCTGTGTAGACAGCTGGATCGATATGTCAAACGTAACTAAAATATGCTGCTGAAATGCCTCCTGTGTAGACATGCTGTAAGGTGCAGAAAAAAGTGTTGGTTGTTAAATGCTAATAGTGCAAAGAATACAACAATTCCATGAAAGTAAATGGAAATCAACATGATACATTTGATTACTAGCATACTTAGCTTGTCAGATACTTAAATTTATTACGTACTTAATATATTTAGCCTTCGTCCTTGTCATCAATCAACAATGTATCAGCAGAAGGCTGACATGCAGCAGCAGGTTAATGAGCTTGGAGCAGGGTGAAAGAATATTCCACTATGCAGAGCAGGTTTAAAGGTCTTATACTGTGTGTGGTACACAGGGTTTATTACAACCATAATTAAACACGTCATAACAACAATTTTGCTAAACTTTGCCAAATGTAATAGACAGAAAATGTGTCAACATTAGATAATTTCACTATCCAGAAATGCTGTCCAGTGATACAGGTAGTCAGTGTACTCCTTTGTAGTGTGTGACAGGGTTGGCGCAGAATTAAGAATAAGTGTGGgagtttgtttctttgttgggTTCTTCCATAAAATCACCAACAAAGTCACCATAAGAATAGGTCACACGATGTTGATTGTGTTCAAATAAATGCTCAGTATGATGTTCTATGTGTAGAGTGGTAACTGGTTACTACTGCTGGAATAACTGTGGTGTGTAAACAGCCTACACGTTCTCACCCCAAGCCGTCACACATCGCCACTTTCTCAGTGccctttcacgtctacatattatgTCCTATGTATccttctgcatctgctgttggcATTCCAGGACACTGCCACcaaagtatgtggttaagtttacaAAACTTCATCAAGgcttggctttacattcatgtGGGAAAGAAACAccgggctcctgggtgaaagcccGGGGTTTGTCAGACTCCTCCCTCATGCTCTATAGGGAATTTCCAGCTCCATATATTATGTCGTTACTGGCAGTGTGCCGGCCTGACACCATCGATGTCATACATATACtgaacgtttctaaagtgatgtagctCTGATTACATGCATATGAGCTGACACTTACATGACACGGCAGCcatgctgcagaccactgttcaagaccaacaaaaaaaaacaagaatagCTGGTCCACATTAACAGCCCAAGTGAGCCTGGTCAGTTACCAGTGGGAGGCTAACTTTGCTTGCTAACTTTAGAGCCAACTTTCACTGCCTTTACTTTAATTTGCAGGTAGCATGACACAGTAACTTGGCTTGGGTCTTAAGGAAAAGAAGCCTGTATTAACTGATAAATAGTCTaaattgtcatttattttcagtaGTGCTGGCCTAAAACGTACACTGATAAATTTTACATCATACACTCTGCTCTGGTCACTCATAATCACTCTCTCACACTCCCTTTTGTCCACACATTCACTAAGCACAATCTGGCACCAAAATGAGCCATCGAAATATCCGTTGTGATTCAGTCCAGTAGGACtgctaaccacagcattgttgaaaaatAGAGAAATGTCAAGTtactgctacataataatgttaCAATAATGTTACATGTCAaaggtttgcagaaatggacaatgccaacatttatatTGATAATTGTAATTGGTAATGTGTAATTATTTTACTTAGtgctgacatcagtgtgtaattGGCACAGCATCACCAAATATCTGGTATTGCAACTTTTTATACTGCCTTCAAGTAGTTTTGGAAATTTCTAAGATTTGAGATAACACTTTTGTGTAGTTCATGTTGATTCGCCTAAAACAACCAGTGTACCAAGTGTACAGATGTTAACTGTAGGCTAGCTAGAAATAGATGCACCATCTGTGTGTAtgggagtgtgtctgtgtgattttGTGTTCAGCTTGGCCTGATCTCTGAACTCACCAATTACTGAAGttccattttttatttctctccagTTTCCTTTTTCCTCCCATTGCTGCACGTTTATCATGCAGCCATAAGGCTTCTGCAAAGCCTCCCCAGAATTCGTTGGAGGGGTCATGAAACCTGACACATGTTGACCCATTCAGTACTAATGATGATATTGTGAAATCTGACATGATTCTTCCTAAATACTAACCAGCTGCTTCGTTGTGTTCCCCCTGCAGGTACATTCATTCCAAAGAAAAGCCCTTCAAATGTCAGGAGTGTGGGAAGGGCTTCTGTCAGTCCAGGACACTGGCTGTCCACAAAACATTACACATGCAGGTCAAGGAACTAAAGCCAGCCAAGATCAAGTGATTCACTGTGCCAGCAGGGAAGGGACGGGGACACTGGAAAAACACGACCAAAGACAACAGCAGCCAAAGAACAACCAAAGACTTCTTCATCTCAGCCGTTGGAGGCAGAGCGTTCTGCTTCTGTGGGAATACTCCTCAAGGATGAAAATATTTCACCAGCCAGTTCTTAAAGGAATAATGCAGAAATAAGCCTTAGTTATCAAAGCCTGACTTGGCAGTGGATGTGTGgaatgtgaaatgaaaaaaaagaaaaaaaaaaccttgtggCTGCTCAGTGCAAATACTTTGCTCAGAAGCTTATAATCCAAAGACTTTATAAAAGGGACACAACTCTTATGCAACATTTTTTGTACAAAAACTGAGAATGATCAAAGCCATGTTAACACATTTTCCTCCTTTTCAATATCACGTCccaatgttatttttgtacagATGCATTatatcaaaaatgtatttttgcactttaacctgattattgattatttacATATATCACTGGATTTCTTAAActtattttcaaaatgaataatcatttctaaataaatatttttactttaagtaGTTTGCTGTGTGTCTCAGTTTGTCTGAGTGAATTGTTGGGCGATTGTTATGGGCTATATGGAATTCAGTGCAGTGCATACTATAGTCATCATGACCATGACCATGaccatgatgatgaagatgatcaCACTGATCACAGGGTTGGCAGTTTAATCCCCACCTCCTCTCttaagtgtccttgggcaagaaaCCAAACCctaaattgctcccaatggtcAGTCCAGCGTCCTCTATGGTAGCTtgctaccctggaaatccagagttctcgcaagagcccagtttgaatttgctcagcgagtcactctggcaatcagtaatgatgctcattacccatgcccttgtaGCCGaactgcaccaatcacatcgttgtatctgatataggcaggccagaggcgagctaaacagatgacaacaacgctgcgacgacgaagtccagaatcagtcagtaaacattgcaagatggctacggatgaacaccagctgtttgaaacggctttggccgctacaatgaacgagttagacttgtctttttctctaaaacaggaacagaagatggcgctcgaatctttcctttgcaagaaggacgtttttgctgttttgccgaccggatacggcaagagtctaatctaccagttagctccgctggtagctaagcatatacgtcaccctgtgtattgttctgattggtcgtagtgttatccaattgcgtgcagtgatattttcaaatgcatgcttggtgctgccCCTTGAGTTGgtccatttgcattactcatagccagacc
This window encodes:
- the osr1 gene encoding protein odd-skipped-related 1, giving the protein MGSKTLPAPVPLHPSLQLANYSLLQSSTGLQLPSDHFHSIYSFSALHAIHLHQWTLGYPPLALPRCTISKLPAQFSSMASIPMFPHLLQPKQDTAGLLQSSKNKPRFDFANLAAAATQEDHLKAEDLSMTGAAAAAAAAQASSHHPTAASLGCLLDVTKLSSPERKSSRGRLPSKTKKEFVCKFCGRHFTKSYNLLIHERTHTDERPYTCDICHKAFRRQDHLRDHRYIHSKEKPFKCQECGKGFCQSRTLAVHKTLHMQVKELKPAKIK